A stretch of the Coprobacillus cateniformis genome encodes the following:
- the priA gene encoding replication restart helicase PriA: MYIVKVLTEHPVHSLDTTFDYLSESCLNKGVRVLIPFHHRKIIGYVENVEKTSLTKEELEQEAGFTYHYILEVIDEEPLLNQELQDLANTLSQMTLSPRIACLQAMLPTQLKPSTTHAVGVKLKTIIEVLNDGTPQTIKQKECLEYLKENPQSQAKDIPYTKGVVDRLVEQGFVQYVQVEDYRNPFSKDIMENKRVELTSDQQAIVDGIMQKTGRVSLIHGVTGSGKTEIYLALAGYILEQGKTVMMLVPEISLTPMMVEVFKRRFKEAVAILHSRLSQGEKYDEYRRIKRQEVKIVVGARSAVFAPLENIGLIILDEEHDASYKQESKPRYLTSQIAKMRASSHHASVVLGSATPSLESYSRAMKGIYDLYTLDKRINQKPLPKVEIVDMLEEMHHRNYSLFSRTMKERIQMTLDRQEQVILLLNKRGYASYVQCRDCGEVIKCPHCDVSLTYHKDEHRLKCHYCEYQIPYPQVCPHCGSKHLKTVGFGTQKIEEEIERMFHGARVIRYDVDTTRQKNGHLKLLEKFKNKEGNILLGTQMIAKGLDFEDVTFVGVLNADLSLNIPDFRASERTFQLLCQVAGRSGRGQKQGTVLIQTYNPEHYAITSAAHHDYQSFYKQEMLYRQKAKYPPYCHMVSLIIQSRQEGLVHQAAIEIKGYLDKHIQQAVLLGPAKSGIFKMQDIYRERILIKFIHSQEVYQALETINEFYNKKQKGKVTVVCDFNPYSQI, encoded by the coding sequence ATGTATATTGTCAAAGTATTGACTGAACATCCTGTTCATTCTTTAGATACAACTTTTGATTATTTAAGTGAAAGTTGTTTAAATAAAGGTGTACGTGTTTTGATTCCTTTTCATCATCGTAAGATTATTGGATATGTAGAGAATGTTGAAAAAACATCTTTAACGAAGGAAGAATTAGAACAAGAAGCTGGTTTTACATATCATTATATATTGGAAGTGATTGATGAAGAACCATTATTAAATCAGGAATTACAAGATTTGGCGAATACATTATCTCAAATGACACTATCTCCTCGTATTGCCTGTTTACAAGCTATGTTGCCAACACAATTAAAACCAAGTACAACACATGCGGTAGGAGTAAAATTAAAAACAATTATTGAAGTGTTAAATGATGGAACACCTCAAACTATTAAACAAAAAGAATGTTTGGAGTATTTAAAAGAAAATCCTCAATCACAAGCCAAAGATATTCCTTATACTAAAGGAGTTGTTGATAGATTAGTTGAACAAGGTTTTGTTCAATATGTTCAAGTGGAAGATTATCGTAATCCATTTTCAAAAGATATAATGGAAAACAAACGTGTTGAACTAACATCTGATCAACAGGCAATCGTTGATGGGATTATGCAAAAAACAGGGAGAGTTTCTTTGATTCATGGTGTGACTGGATCTGGAAAAACAGAAATTTATTTGGCATTGGCTGGATATATATTAGAGCAAGGGAAGACAGTTATGATGCTGGTGCCTGAAATTTCATTGACACCAATGATGGTAGAAGTGTTTAAACGACGTTTTAAAGAGGCTGTTGCTATTTTGCATTCACGCTTATCACAAGGTGAAAAATATGATGAGTATCGTCGCATTAAGCGTCAGGAAGTCAAAATTGTTGTAGGAGCACGATCAGCTGTTTTTGCACCGCTTGAAAATATTGGTTTGATTATTCTTGATGAAGAACATGATGCGAGTTATAAGCAAGAGTCAAAACCGCGCTATTTGACTTCTCAAATTGCCAAAATGCGTGCTTCATCACATCATGCTTCTGTTGTATTGGGGAGCGCAACACCTTCTTTAGAGAGTTATTCACGTGCAATGAAGGGCATTTATGATTTGTATACATTAGATAAAAGAATTAATCAGAAGCCTTTGCCAAAGGTTGAGATTGTTGATATGTTAGAAGAAATGCATCATCGAAATTATTCATTGTTCTCAAGAACGATGAAAGAACGCATTCAAATGACTCTTGATCGGCAGGAACAAGTTATTTTGCTTTTGAATAAACGTGGCTATGCCAGTTATGTTCAATGTCGAGACTGTGGAGAAGTGATAAAATGTCCCCATTGTGATGTATCTTTGACTTATCACAAGGATGAACATCGTTTAAAATGTCATTATTGTGAGTATCAGATTCCTTACCCTCAAGTTTGTCCTCATTGTGGTTCGAAGCACCTAAAAACGGTTGGATTTGGAACACAGAAAATTGAAGAGGAAATTGAAAGAATGTTTCATGGGGCTCGTGTTATTCGCTATGATGTGGATACAACACGTCAAAAAAATGGTCATTTGAAATTGTTAGAAAAATTCAAGAATAAAGAGGGAAATATTCTTTTAGGAACACAAATGATTGCGAAAGGTTTGGATTTTGAAGATGTGACATTTGTTGGTGTATTGAATGCTGATTTAAGCTTGAATATTCCCGACTTTCGGGCAAGTGAAAGAACCTTCCAGTTATTGTGTCAGGTGGCTGGAAGAAGCGGACGCGGTCAAAAACAAGGAACTGTTTTAATACAAACTTATAATCCTGAACATTATGCAATCACATCCGCTGCTCATCATGATTATCAATCATTTTATAAACAGGAAATGCTTTATCGTCAAAAGGCTAAGTATCCACCATATTGTCATATGGTCAGTTTAATTATTCAATCACGACAAGAAGGGCTGGTTCATCAAGCAGCAATAGAAATCAAAGGCTATTTAGATAAACATATTCAGCAAGCTGTATTATTAGGTCCAGCAAAAAGTGGCATCTTTAAAATGCAGGATATATATCGTGAGAGAATTCTCATAAAATTTATTCATAGTCAAGAAGTTTATCAGGCTTTAGAAACTATTAATGAATTCTATAATAAAAAACAAAAAGGAAAGGTAACTGTAGTATGTGATTTTAATCCATACTCACAAATATAG
- the rlmN gene encoding 23S rRNA (adenine(2503)-C(2))-methyltransferase RlmN translates to MKSIYDYTQEQLIDEFLELGEKKFRATQVFEWLYLKNVNSFHEMNNISQGLRQKLSALYSIGPLQINVKQVSKDGTIKYLFELEDGGLIEAVLMVHDYGRSLCITSQLGCNMACEFCASGLLKKQRNLTAGEMVNQVLTVMHDTGERVSHVVVMGTGEPFDNYDNMMNFIHIINHPKGLAIGARHITISTCGLCDKIEMYAHEGIQSNLAISLHAPNDEIRNQLMPINKKYPMDKLRETLAYYIQKTNRRVTLEYILLKGVNDDITHARQLAHYVKGLNAYVNLIPYNAVDEHGYQQSLQKDVEAFKAELLRFHINVTQRKEHGRDIDGACGQLRAKKVGEK, encoded by the coding sequence ATGAAATCAATTTATGATTATACCCAAGAACAACTGATTGATGAATTTTTAGAATTAGGAGAAAAGAAGTTTAGAGCAACGCAAGTTTTTGAATGGCTGTATCTTAAAAATGTGAATTCATTTCATGAAATGAATAATATATCACAGGGTCTCAGACAAAAGCTTTCAGCACTATATTCAATAGGACCTCTTCAAATTAATGTTAAACAGGTATCTAAGGACGGAACAATAAAATATCTTTTTGAATTAGAAGATGGTGGTTTGATAGAAGCTGTTTTGATGGTTCATGATTATGGGAGAAGTTTGTGTATAACAAGTCAGCTTGGCTGTAATATGGCTTGTGAGTTTTGCGCGAGTGGATTATTAAAGAAGCAAAGAAACTTGACAGCAGGAGAGATGGTCAATCAAGTTTTAACTGTTATGCATGATACAGGAGAACGTGTATCTCATGTGGTTGTGATGGGAACAGGTGAACCTTTTGATAATTATGACAATATGATGAATTTCATACATATTATTAACCATCCCAAAGGTTTGGCAATTGGCGCTAGACATATAACGATTTCAACATGTGGTTTATGTGATAAGATTGAAATGTATGCTCACGAAGGGATTCAAAGTAATTTGGCAATTTCTCTACATGCTCCCAATGATGAAATTAGAAATCAGTTAATGCCAATTAATAAAAAGTATCCAATGGATAAGTTAAGAGAAACATTGGCATACTATATTCAAAAGACAAATCGTCGTGTGACATTAGAATATATTCTTTTAAAAGGCGTTAATGATGATATTACACATGCTAGACAATTGGCGCATTATGTAAAAGGATTGAATGCATATGTCAATTTGATTCCTTATAATGCTGTTGATGAACATGGTTATCAACAGTCACTACAAAAAGATGTTGAAGCTTTTAAGGCAGAACTTTTGAGGTTTCATATCAATGTAACGCAAAGAAAAGAGCATGGGCGTGATATTGATGGAGCGTGTGGACAATTACGAGCAAAGAAAGTAGGTGAGAAGTAG
- a CDS encoding Stp1/IreP family PP2C-type Ser/Thr phosphatase has translation MEVIAMSDIGNVRTVNQDYVRYFQKNDNECLIVLCDGMGGHNAGEVASQLTCDDIIEHYQNHGDFHNEEDIRIWMMEMINHAHELVKSKSHISDDLEGMGTTVVLALLKDDYIYISHVGDSRAYFYENHELKQLTKDDTLVNVLVDSGTISKDEALYHPQKNVLLQAVGVSDILKISFMFQEIDNGIILVCSDGLYNSLFDSQLIDILQKELSLEKMGKELMESANTYGGKDNIGFALISKKGVVNNESC, from the coding sequence ATGGAAGTCATTGCAATGAGTGATATTGGAAATGTGAGGACAGTTAATCAAGATTATGTGCGTTATTTCCAAAAAAATGACAATGAATGTTTGATTGTTCTCTGCGATGGTATGGGAGGACATAATGCGGGTGAAGTGGCATCTCAATTGACATGTGATGATATCATTGAACATTATCAAAATCATGGGGATTTTCATAATGAGGAAGATATTCGCATATGGATGATGGAGATGATTAATCATGCTCATGAATTGGTGAAGTCAAAAAGTCATATTTCTGATGATTTAGAAGGTATGGGGACTACAGTTGTTTTAGCACTATTAAAAGATGATTATATCTATATTTCTCATGTTGGAGACTCACGTGCTTATTTTTATGAAAATCATGAGTTAAAACAATTAACGAAGGATGATACATTGGTCAATGTGCTTGTAGATTCAGGAACAATTTCTAAGGATGAAGCTTTATATCATCCACAGAAAAATGTTTTGTTACAGGCTGTTGGGGTTAGTGATATTTTAAAGATTTCTTTTATGTTTCAAGAAATTGATAATGGTATTATTTTAGTATGTTCGGATGGATTGTATAATTCTTTGTTCGATTCACAATTAATAGATATTTTACAAAAAGAATTAAGTCTTGAAAAAATGGGGAAAGAATTAATGGAAAGTGCAAATACTTATGGTGGTAAAGATAACATTGGTTTTGCATTAATATCAAAAAAAGGAGTTGTCAACAATGAGTCATGTTAA
- a CDS encoding RelA/SpoT family protein — MMEYKGAHDQVIFQDVLDVCSTYITKPESIDLIKKAYDFIMVKHEGQKRKSGEPYTIHLIWVAYILSTLETGPITIAAGLLHDVMEDCDVSHEEMVERFGEEITTLVEGVTKINKMPFKDEADVYAENHRKIYIAMAKDIRVILIKLADRLHNMRTLEYMRPDKQQRISRETLEVYAPIAHRLGINDIRIELEDLCLYYLDPKAYKEISDLLEEKRSERRESVDKMMQSVKQLLDENHIDYRMKGRAKHIYSIYKKMVIKHKRFDELYDLNALRIILKDKMKCYEVLGIVHDHYRPLPGRFKDYIAMPKPNMYQSLHTAIIGEGGHIFEIQIRTEEMDELAERGVASHWRYKENKGYSSKQEQKEIGEKLQWLGDFITLSDEIKDGDAKEFYDSLRRDIFEANVYVMTPQGKIVELPNGATPIDFAYRIHTEVGHHAVGAIVNNVMVPINTKLKTGDICEIKTNKNSGPSEDWLKFVQTAGARNKIRQYISKQDSETHKETIEEGKKLLREEIKKRELDEKKYMDPDTYKAYYGSFGANNFEDLMLVIGKKQATASTLLDKVIPNHTGFFDNLSKMLKKNNNAIKNQKRSNSSSLGISVNGVDGLKVQLSKCCNPIPGDPIIGYVSKGQGIKVHRADCPNLNGAEKGRLIDVYWDYTNITEKRFEVDIELVGLDRPNLLNDIITVLGQVKVNILNINAGIHDMDANIQLRLSVENAEVLQLTIDNLNKIQGIYEIKRVIH; from the coding sequence ATGATGGAATATAAAGGAGCACATGATCAAGTCATATTTCAGGATGTTTTAGATGTTTGTTCAACTTATATTACAAAACCGGAAAGTATTGATCTTATTAAAAAGGCTTATGATTTCATTATGGTTAAACATGAGGGACAAAAACGAAAAAGTGGGGAACCATATACAATTCATTTGATCTGGGTTGCATACATTCTTTCGACTTTAGAAACAGGACCAATTACGATTGCTGCTGGTTTGTTACATGATGTTATGGAAGATTGTGATGTGTCTCATGAAGAGATGGTAGAGCGTTTTGGTGAAGAAATTACAACACTTGTTGAGGGTGTTACAAAGATTAATAAAATGCCATTCAAAGATGAAGCAGATGTTTATGCAGAGAATCATCGTAAAATCTATATTGCAATGGCAAAAGATATTCGTGTTATCTTGATTAAATTGGCAGATCGTCTGCATAATATGCGTACTCTAGAATATATGCGTCCTGATAAACAGCAGCGTATTTCAAGAGAAACGCTGGAAGTCTATGCACCAATAGCTCATCGTTTAGGAATTAACGATATTCGTATTGAGTTAGAAGATTTATGTTTGTATTATTTAGATCCAAAAGCATATAAAGAAATTTCTGATTTACTTGAAGAAAAGCGTAGCGAACGGAGAGAATCAGTTGATAAAATGATGCAATCTGTCAAACAATTATTAGATGAAAATCATATTGATTATCGCATGAAAGGTCGTGCTAAACATATTTATAGTATTTATAAGAAAATGGTTATCAAGCATAAACGATTTGATGAATTATATGATTTAAATGCTTTACGCATTATTTTAAAAGATAAAATGAAATGTTATGAAGTCTTAGGTATTGTACATGATCATTATCGTCCATTGCCAGGGCGTTTTAAAGACTATATTGCAATGCCTAAACCAAATATGTATCAGTCACTTCATACAGCTATTATTGGTGAAGGTGGACATATTTTTGAAATTCAAATTCGAACTGAAGAAATGGATGAACTGGCAGAACGTGGAGTGGCATCACATTGGCGTTATAAAGAAAATAAAGGTTACTCTTCTAAACAAGAACAAAAAGAAATTGGGGAGAAGTTGCAATGGCTTGGTGATTTTATTACATTAAGTGATGAAATTAAAGATGGTGATGCAAAAGAATTCTATGATTCTTTAAGACGTGATATCTTTGAAGCCAATGTTTATGTGATGACACCACAAGGAAAGATTGTTGAACTTCCAAATGGGGCTACACCTATTGATTTTGCTTATCGTATTCACACAGAAGTTGGTCATCATGCAGTTGGAGCCATTGTTAATAATGTTATGGTCCCAATTAATACTAAATTGAAGACTGGAGATATTTGTGAAATTAAGACAAATAAAAACTCTGGTCCTAGTGAAGACTGGCTGAAATTTGTTCAAACTGCAGGTGCCAGAAATAAAATACGTCAATATATTTCTAAACAAGATAGTGAAACGCATAAAGAAACAATTGAAGAGGGTAAGAAACTATTAAGAGAAGAAATTAAAAAACGTGAATTAGATGAAAAGAAGTATATGGATCCGGATACTTACAAGGCTTATTATGGTTCGTTTGGTGCAAATAACTTTGAAGATTTAATGCTTGTGATTGGAAAAAAACAAGCAACAGCTTCAACATTACTTGATAAAGTTATCCCAAATCATACAGGTTTCTTTGATAATCTATCAAAAATGCTGAAAAAAAATAATAATGCTATTAAAAATCAGAAACGTTCAAATAGTAGCAGTTTAGGAATTAGTGTTAATGGTGTTGATGGATTAAAAGTACAATTATCTAAATGCTGTAATCCAATTCCAGGTGATCCAATTATTGGATATGTTTCTAAAGGACAGGGGATTAAGGTTCATAGAGCTGATTGTCCCAATTTGAATGGAGCAGAAAAAGGCCGATTGATTGATGTTTATTGGGATTATACAAATATTACAGAAAAACGTTTTGAAGTTGATATTGAATTAGTAGGATTAGATCGTCCTAATTTATTAAATGATATTATTACAGTCTTAGGGCAGGTAAAAGTGAATATTCTTAATATTAATGCTGGTATTCATGATATGGATGCCAATATACAGTTGAGATTATCAGTTGAAAATGCTGAAGTTTTACAACTCACAATTGATAATTTAAATAAGATTCAGGGAATCTATGAGATTAAAAGAGTTATACATTAA
- the rsmB gene encoding 16S rRNA (cytosine(967)-C(5))-methyltransferase RsmB: MDRQFALDILLKYKQEKSYLNLSLHACFQNQQISREQKDFITRVVYGTVQNMLYLEYLLEPHLKTRVKAYEKMLLLMSLYQHEFMDSIPDYAIVNEAVRLAKKKKGTKTAQFINAVLNHAFHQHRSLDELDDEKERLSIETSHPLWLVKMLSKQYGEEETRKICYADNEVPYKSARVNTLKTKKESLLKDDMWSEGQLSPDCLYYQRGNIANTKYYQEGLVTIQDESSQMVARLLNPQPHEYILDMCCAPGGKTSHLAALMKNQGRIDAYDLYEHKIPLVKEQMQRLGVDIVHVQAYDSTHLIELYPADTFDRILLDAPCSGLGVLARKPEIKYHDSDSMDEIIQIQQKLLENAYFLLKNGGRIVYSTCTINKKENGKQIETFIKNHSDMKKIEETTILPYQYHSDGFYMCLLEKE; encoded by the coding sequence ATGGATAGACAATTTGCATTAGACATTTTATTAAAATATAAACAAGAGAAGAGTTATTTGAACTTATCTCTTCATGCCTGTTTTCAAAATCAACAGATTTCTAGAGAACAAAAAGATTTTATAACAAGAGTTGTGTATGGAACAGTTCAAAATATGCTTTATCTTGAATATTTATTAGAACCACATTTAAAAACAAGAGTGAAAGCTTATGAAAAAATGCTTTTATTAATGAGTTTATATCAGCATGAATTTATGGATAGTATTCCTGATTATGCAATTGTCAATGAAGCAGTTCGTTTGGCGAAAAAGAAAAAAGGAACAAAAACTGCCCAGTTTATCAATGCAGTTTTAAACCATGCTTTTCATCAGCATCGTTCCCTAGATGAACTTGATGATGAAAAAGAACGCTTATCAATTGAAACAAGTCATCCTTTATGGCTGGTAAAAATGCTTTCTAAGCAATATGGTGAAGAGGAAACAAGGAAAATTTGTTATGCTGATAATGAAGTTCCTTATAAAAGTGCCAGAGTGAATACTTTAAAAACAAAAAAGGAATCATTATTAAAAGATGACATGTGGAGTGAAGGTCAATTGAGTCCAGATTGTCTTTATTATCAACGTGGAAATATTGCGAATACAAAATATTACCAGGAAGGACTTGTTACCATTCAGGATGAATCTAGTCAAATGGTTGCAAGACTTTTAAATCCTCAACCTCATGAATATATTTTAGATATGTGTTGTGCCCCTGGAGGGAAAACATCACATCTTGCTGCTTTGATGAAAAATCAGGGAAGAATTGATGCTTATGATTTATATGAACATAAAATTCCTTTGGTTAAAGAACAAATGCAGCGTTTGGGAGTTGATATTGTTCATGTTCAAGCATATGATTCTACACATCTTATCGAATTATATCCAGCGGATACATTTGATAGAATTTTATTAGATGCGCCATGTAGTGGTTTGGGGGTATTGGCAAGAAAACCTGAAATAAAGTACCATGATTCTGATTCTATGGATGAAATTATTCAAATCCAACAAAAATTATTAGAAAATGCATATTTTTTATTGAAAAATGGTGGTAGAATTGTGTATAGTACTTGTACAATTAATAAAAAAGAAAACGGAAAGCAAATAGAAACCTTTATAAAAAATCATTCTGATATGAAAAAGATTGAAGAAACAACAATTTTACCATATCAATACCATAGTGATGGTTTCTATATGTGTTTATTAGAAAAGGAATGA
- a CDS encoding nucleoside-diphosphate kinase, with protein sequence MKQYTYMMLKPDAFVDGKKEKVIQELEKYGLHVESSCLLEVDMEVMKILLDHYQQVIDEKGAEIDFTGKLFYTFYYNGPKYIMPMKISYEGDEDIITYSRRLVGKTNPVQADPDSIRGHFSQDSYVKADQEHRLVNNIIHASDSHESANRELHIWEKFLNL encoded by the coding sequence ATGAAACAATATACATATATGATGTTAAAGCCAGATGCTTTTGTTGATGGTAAAAAAGAAAAAGTTATTCAGGAATTAGAAAAATATGGATTGCATGTTGAGTCATCATGTTTATTAGAAGTTGATATGGAAGTTATGAAAATATTATTGGATCATTATCAACAAGTGATAGATGAAAAGGGTGCAGAGATTGATTTTACTGGTAAACTCTTTTATACATTTTATTACAATGGACCTAAATATATTATGCCTATGAAAATTTCATATGAAGGTGATGAGGATATTATTACATATTCTCGTCGACTGGTAGGAAAGACGAATCCTGTACAGGCTGATCCAGACTCGATTAGAGGGCATTTTAGTCAGGATAGTTATGTGAAAGCTGATCAGGAACATAGGCTTGTTAATAATATTATTCATGCCTCTGATTCACATGAATCTGCCAATAGGGAATTGCATATTTGGGAAAAATTTTTAAACTTATAA